Proteins from a genomic interval of Anaerolineae bacterium:
- a CDS encoding polymer-forming cytoskeletal protein: MFRKAVFDPAQLIDTNIPENTTLRGELKCDGNLHIGGLIEGGSVECSGNVIVSERAVVKADVRARNVSVMGTVEGNILADKVEILDGGRVVGDVDVVDLLLDEGGIVRGHVLMRKGEPAQPEPLPLSESSPSVDEPRPDGISPPTADSAGS, translated from the coding sequence GTGTTCAGAAAGGCCGTCTTCGACCCGGCTCAGCTCATAGACACGAACATCCCCGAGAACACCACTCTCAGGGGTGAGCTCAAGTGCGATGGGAACCTCCACATCGGCGGCCTGATCGAGGGCGGTTCCGTCGAGTGCTCCGGCAACGTCATCGTCAGCGAGAGGGCCGTGGTCAAGGCCGACGTTAGGGCGCGCAACGTCTCGGTCATGGGCACGGTGGAGGGTAACATCCTAGCGGATAAGGTTGAGATCCTGGATGGCGGCCGTGTCGTGGGAGACGTAGACGTGGTGGACCTGCTGCTCGACGAGGGAGGCATCGTTCGGGGACACGTGCTCATGCGCAAGGGAGAGCCAGCCCAGCCCGAGCCCCTGCCCCTTTCCGAGTCGAGCCCGTCGGTCGACGAGCCCAGGCCGGACGGAATCAGCCCACCCACGGCCGACTCGGCTGGGAGTTGA